In Curtobacterium sp. L6-1, a genomic segment contains:
- a CDS encoding cation diffusion facilitator family transporter, which translates to MGHDHGHAHGHASERALLIAFCISAGILLAEVVGAVVTGSLALLVDAGHMVVDTGGLGIGLVATRLARRTPTARRTWGYQRAEVLGATAQAAILLAVGVYVVISAVQRLFVPEEIEAGPLLVFGVVGLVGNLVAFAVLVRASGEGFTSRAARLEVLNDTLGSVAVIAAAVVLFATGWQRADSVAALLIGALILPRAVKLLRETADVLLEATPRGLDLDAVRGHILGLDHVIAVHDLHATLVSTGVPNLTAHVVVDDHCFTTAHAPAILDELQQCVAEHFDVPVEHSTFQLEPASHQRHEHEVHA; encoded by the coding sequence ATGGGACACGACCACGGCCACGCGCACGGACACGCCTCCGAGCGCGCGCTGCTCATCGCGTTCTGCATCTCGGCGGGCATCCTGCTGGCCGAGGTGGTCGGCGCGGTCGTCACAGGCTCCCTCGCGCTGCTCGTCGACGCCGGGCACATGGTCGTCGACACCGGCGGGCTCGGCATCGGTCTCGTCGCGACCCGGCTGGCCCGCCGCACCCCGACCGCGCGGCGGACCTGGGGCTACCAGCGTGCCGAGGTGCTCGGGGCGACGGCCCAGGCGGCGATCCTGCTCGCCGTCGGCGTGTACGTCGTCATCTCCGCTGTGCAGCGGCTCTTCGTGCCCGAGGAGATCGAGGCCGGTCCGCTGCTCGTCTTCGGCGTCGTCGGGCTCGTCGGCAACCTCGTCGCGTTCGCGGTGCTCGTCCGGGCCTCCGGCGAGGGCTTCACGTCCCGCGCTGCCCGGCTCGAGGTCCTCAACGACACCCTCGGGTCCGTGGCCGTGATCGCGGCCGCGGTCGTGCTGTTCGCGACCGGCTGGCAGCGGGCGGACTCGGTCGCGGCGCTGCTCATCGGCGCGCTCATCCTGCCGCGTGCCGTCAAGCTCCTGCGCGAGACCGCCGACGTCCTGCTCGAGGCCACCCCGCGCGGGCTCGACCTCGACGCCGTCCGAGGGCACATCCTCGGGCTCGACCACGTCATCGCCGTGCACGACCTGCACGCGACGCTCGTGTCCACCGGCGTCCCGAACCTCACCGCGCACGTCGTGGTGGACGACCACTGCTTCACGACCGCGCACGCCCCGGCGATCCTCGACGAACTGCAGCAGTGCGTGGCCGAGCACTTCGACGTCCCCGTCGAGCACTCGACGTTCCAGCTCGAGCCCGCGTCGCACCAGCGGCACGAGCACGAGGTGCACGCCTGA
- a CDS encoding low molecular weight protein-tyrosine-phosphatase codes for MDAGAPSPFRVSFVCSGNICRSPMAAIVFAQTAADAGMADRFVVESAGTGDWHVGEPADERTIAALAARGYDGSRHRARQFDPDRFPDLDLVVALDRSHERILRSWAPTMDDAAKVTLLLRYDDAWPQQADVPDPYYADRHEFDRVLSTVERACRALFHQLEPAVRQGAP; via the coding sequence ATGGACGCCGGGGCCCCGTCGCCCTTCCGTGTCTCCTTCGTCTGCAGCGGCAACATCTGCCGGTCCCCGATGGCCGCGATCGTCTTCGCGCAGACCGCCGCCGACGCCGGCATGGCCGACCGCTTCGTCGTCGAGTCCGCCGGCACCGGGGACTGGCACGTCGGGGAACCCGCCGACGAGCGGACGATCGCAGCGCTCGCGGCGCGCGGATACGATGGCAGCAGGCATCGCGCCCGTCAGTTCGACCCGGACCGGTTCCCGGACCTCGACCTGGTGGTCGCACTCGACCGCTCCCACGAACGCATCCTGCGCTCGTGGGCACCGACCATGGACGACGCCGCGAAGGTGACGCTCCTGCTGCGGTACGACGACGCCTGGCCTCAGCAGGCCGACGTGCCGGACCCGTACTACGCGGACCGACACGAGTTCGACCGGGTGCTCAGCACGGTCGAACGGGCCTGCCGGGCACTCTTCCACCAGCTCGAGCCGGCAGTCCGCCAGGGAGCCCCATGA
- a CDS encoding LysR family transcriptional regulator, with amino-acid sequence METRLLEQFVTVAAEGSVTRAAERLWAAQSTVSAGIASLERTLGARLFERGGRRLVLTPTGADLLPHARAVLGSLDRMRDLAAVSDAELRGRVRLGIFTSMDIVDLTGVLRGFRQQHPLVAVELMTSPSGTTGLVQDLVAGRLDLAYTGLPKTPTGVVVEPLREMPFRVFVAADHPLADRASVSLGELADESFVDTAHGFGNRMILDATLERLGIRRRVVAEMNDMPAVVRFASAGIGVGVVPDSGVRYDGVVLDLEDEVEPLRIGLAMRSDPEPNRATQALARAIVAARR; translated from the coding sequence GTGGAGACCCGCCTGCTCGAACAGTTCGTGACCGTCGCGGCCGAGGGCAGCGTCACGCGCGCCGCCGAACGGCTCTGGGCCGCGCAGTCGACGGTGTCCGCCGGCATCGCGAGCCTGGAGCGGACCCTCGGCGCGCGGTTGTTCGAGCGGGGTGGTCGAAGACTCGTGCTGACGCCGACGGGCGCCGACCTGCTCCCGCACGCGCGCGCGGTGCTCGGGTCGCTGGACCGGATGCGGGACCTGGCGGCGGTGTCCGACGCGGAACTGCGCGGCCGCGTGCGCCTCGGCATCTTCACGAGCATGGACATCGTCGACCTGACCGGGGTCCTGCGGGGGTTCCGGCAGCAGCACCCCCTCGTCGCCGTGGAGCTGATGACCTCGCCGAGCGGGACGACCGGACTCGTGCAGGACCTGGTGGCGGGGCGGCTCGACCTCGCCTACACGGGCCTGCCGAAGACGCCGACCGGGGTGGTGGTGGAGCCGCTGCGCGAGATGCCCTTCCGGGTGTTCGTCGCCGCCGACCACCCACTGGCCGACCGCGCCTCGGTGTCGCTCGGCGAGTTGGCGGACGAGTCGTTCGTCGACACGGCGCACGGGTTCGGCAACCGGATGATCCTCGACGCGACGCTCGAACGGCTGGGGATCCGCCGTCGGGTGGTCGCGGAGATGAACGACATGCCGGCCGTGGTCCGGTTCGCCTCGGCCGGCATCGGGGTGGGGGTCGTCCCGGACTCCGGCGTGCGGTACGACGGCGTGGTGCTGGACCTGGAGGACGAGGTCGAGCCCCTGCGGATCGGCCTGGCGATGCGGAGCGACCCGGAGCCGAACCGGGCGACCCAGGCGCTGGCACGGGCGATCGTCGCCGCGCGGCGCTGA
- a CDS encoding LysR family transcriptional regulator encodes MVGFDIALLPVLRELAERGSVTAVAAATHRTPSAVSQQLRTLQRQAGVPLVERVGRGVRLTEHGRALAGMATGVATALATVEAAWTEHLAGATGTVDLAAFPSAAELLLPGLLTRMRAHPGIALELSDVDVSEGEFAPLAADHDVVIGHRPDGARRADRSAVETVPLLREPLDVALPLDHPLAGRDRVGIEDVVGETWIGVPEDYPIDRVLTAMAAASDTPPSVAFRTIHLPVIENLVAAGHGIALVPRYTSRTRAPGRFRLATLADVRAGRRIEALVRPDRAVRPAVRVVLEALVAEATDVTT; translated from the coding sequence ATGGTCGGCTTCGACATCGCCCTGCTGCCGGTGCTCCGCGAGCTTGCCGAACGCGGCAGCGTCACCGCGGTCGCCGCCGCCACCCACCGCACGCCCAGTGCCGTGTCCCAGCAGCTCCGCACCCTGCAGCGGCAGGCCGGGGTCCCGCTCGTCGAGCGCGTCGGCCGCGGGGTCCGGCTCACCGAGCACGGCCGCGCCCTGGCCGGCATGGCGACCGGCGTGGCGACGGCGCTCGCCACGGTCGAGGCGGCCTGGACCGAGCACCTCGCCGGCGCGACCGGCACGGTCGACCTCGCGGCGTTCCCCTCGGCCGCCGAGCTGCTGCTCCCCGGCCTCCTCACCCGGATGCGGGCGCACCCGGGGATCGCGCTCGAACTGTCCGACGTCGACGTCAGCGAGGGCGAGTTCGCCCCGCTCGCCGCCGACCACGACGTCGTCATCGGCCACCGCCCCGACGGCGCCCGACGAGCCGACCGGTCCGCCGTCGAGACCGTGCCCCTGCTCCGGGAACCGCTCGACGTCGCCCTGCCGCTCGACCACCCGCTCGCGGGCCGGGACCGGGTGGGCATCGAGGACGTCGTCGGGGAGACCTGGATCGGCGTGCCCGAGGACTACCCGATCGACCGGGTGCTGACCGCGATGGCCGCGGCCTCGGACACACCGCCGTCGGTCGCGTTCCGCACGATCCACCTGCCCGTGATCGAGAACCTGGTGGCGGCGGGGCACGGCATCGCGCTCGTGCCCCGGTACACCTCGCGGACGCGGGCGCCGGGGCGGTTCCGGCTCGCGACCCTCGCCGACGTCCGCGCGGGGCGGCGCATCGAGGCGCTCGTCCGCCCGGACCGTGCGGTCCGCCCCGCGGTCCGCGTCGTCCTGGAGGCCCTGGTCGCCGAGGCCACGGACGTCACCACCTGA
- a CDS encoding epimerase, which translates to MTGKTEDSMDGQQRRVVVAGASGFVGRYLQDAFRDEGYQVVTIGRTGDAVWGNTLRIRELVDGADLVVNMAGKSVDCRYGPRNRAEIMRSRVDTTLELAEAIRSAEHPPPLWLNASTATIYRHADDRPQDEETGELGEGFSVSVARAWEDALFGGDLPHTRRVALRMAIVLGDGSALVPLLRLAQAGLGGPQYDGPWFPTRARLAAGTYHHDRHTHGRQRFSWVHIADVLGAIRFVRDHEDLDGPVNVTSPNPSDNRTVMATIRDAVGRRFGLPTWRWMLELGSVAIRTETELVLKSRWVVPTRLTQAGYEFRYPHLRGALADIIAERRQHRR; encoded by the coding sequence ATGACCGGGAAGACGGAGGACAGCATGGACGGACAGCAGCGACGCGTGGTGGTGGCGGGGGCGAGCGGTTTCGTCGGCCGGTACCTGCAGGACGCGTTCCGTGACGAGGGGTACCAGGTCGTCACGATCGGCCGCACCGGCGACGCGGTCTGGGGGAACACCCTGCGCATCCGTGAGCTCGTGGACGGTGCCGACCTCGTCGTGAACATGGCGGGCAAGAGCGTCGACTGCCGGTACGGGCCGCGGAACCGCGCCGAGATCATGCGCTCGCGGGTCGACACGACGCTCGAGCTCGCCGAGGCGATCCGGTCCGCCGAACACCCGCCGCCGCTGTGGCTGAACGCGTCGACGGCGACGATCTACCGGCACGCCGACGACCGCCCGCAGGACGAGGAGACGGGCGAGCTGGGCGAGGGCTTCTCGGTCTCGGTCGCCCGTGCGTGGGAGGACGCCCTCTTCGGCGGCGACCTGCCGCACACCCGGCGGGTGGCCCTGCGGATGGCGATCGTCCTCGGCGACGGCAGCGCCCTGGTGCCGTTGCTCCGTCTCGCGCAGGCGGGGCTGGGCGGGCCGCAGTACGACGGCCCGTGGTTCCCGACCCGGGCGCGTCTGGCGGCCGGCACGTACCACCACGACCGGCACACCCACGGGCGGCAGCGCTTCAGCTGGGTGCACATCGCGGACGTCCTCGGTGCGATCCGCTTCGTCCGTGACCACGAGGACCTCGACGGGCCGGTGAACGTCACGAGCCCGAACCCGTCGGACAACCGCACCGTGATGGCCACGATCCGCGACGCCGTCGGGCGCCGCTTCGGCCTGCCGACCTGGCGGTGGATGCTCGAACTCGGGTCGGTCGCCATCCGTACCGAGACCGAGCTCGTCCTGAAGAGCCGGTGGGTGGTGCCGACCCGGTTGACGCAGGCGGGCTACGAGTTCCGGTACCCGCACCTGCGCGGGGCGCTGGCGGACATCATCGCCGAGCGGCGTCAGCACCGGCGCTGA
- a CDS encoding DUF4166 domain-containing protein, protein MSGSPYELSAPADVLARLHPRLRTYFGRIPSGHVGRGSGTFSVVGTPRRWVWPVLAVLARDAVLFPVWEHDVPFTVENRPARVGRGSAPAPDGESGIRRRHALRSGTHRADRARADGREARPAVRAHRTFHFASGDRTMVDAITAEPEGLVDHLGTRGRVSALLAVAVPATGPDAGVLRLVSTCVSVRALGREWRLPAVVSPRVVLTERFDDEADVQRVSLVLSAPVVGTLYRYEGAFRYVVVPDEA, encoded by the coding sequence GTGAGCGGATCGCCGTACGAGCTGAGCGCACCGGCCGACGTCCTCGCACGGTTGCACCCGCGCCTCCGCACCTACTTCGGCCGGATCCCGTCCGGGCACGTCGGCCGCGGCTCGGGCACGTTCAGCGTCGTCGGCACGCCCCGTCGCTGGGTGTGGCCGGTGCTCGCCGTCCTCGCACGCGACGCGGTGCTGTTCCCGGTCTGGGAGCACGACGTGCCCTTCACGGTCGAGAATCGCCCGGCGCGCGTCGGCCGCGGCTCGGCACCGGCACCGGACGGTGAGTCCGGCATCCGCCGCCGCCACGCCCTCCGGTCCGGCACCCACCGCGCCGACCGTGCCCGCGCCGACGGCCGGGAGGCGCGTCCCGCCGTGCGCGCGCACCGCACCTTCCACTTCGCCTCCGGGGACCGGACGATGGTCGACGCGATCACCGCCGAGCCCGAGGGGCTCGTCGACCACCTCGGCACCCGCGGCCGGGTGAGCGCACTGCTCGCGGTGGCGGTCCCCGCGACCGGACCCGACGCCGGGGTCCTCCGCCTGGTCTCCACGTGCGTGTCGGTGCGTGCGCTGGGACGGGAGTGGCGCCTCCCGGCCGTCGTGTCGCCGCGGGTGGTCCTCACGGAACGGTTCGACGACGAAGCGGACGTGCAGCGCGTGTCCCTGGTGCTCTCGGCACCGGTGGTGGGCACGCTGTACCGGTACGAGGGGGCGTTCCGGTACGTCGTCGTACCCGACGAGGCATGA
- a CDS encoding DUF308 domain-containing protein: MSDSVDDAQQRARYWPVPVLRAVPAAVIAMVITFSPNHSAGFGLVLFGVFALVDGAVLAWASASRLPGDGRSRRTGVVQAVLSVLAGVAAIACGGIGLPAFISIVVAFAVLAGALELTQGVRARGRSPFARDWTTVGGLTLLLAVAFLVTPPDYSQQLGGVERVTGTLDASIVLVGLLGAYLAIAAVFHLIAGLSHKWGTAAPAATPDGAPHA, from the coding sequence GTGTCCGACTCCGTGGACGACGCCCAGCAGCGCGCGCGGTACTGGCCGGTCCCCGTCCTCCGGGCAGTCCCGGCCGCCGTGATCGCGATGGTCATCACGTTCTCCCCGAACCACTCGGCCGGCTTCGGCCTCGTCCTGTTCGGCGTCTTCGCCCTGGTCGACGGCGCGGTCCTGGCGTGGGCCAGCGCCTCCCGCCTGCCGGGCGACGGCCGGTCCCGCCGCACCGGCGTCGTGCAGGCCGTGCTCTCGGTCCTCGCGGGCGTCGCGGCGATCGCGTGCGGTGGGATCGGCCTGCCGGCGTTCATCTCGATCGTCGTCGCCTTCGCGGTCCTCGCCGGCGCACTCGAACTGACGCAGGGGGTCCGCGCCCGGGGGCGCTCGCCGTTCGCCCGTGACTGGACGACCGTCGGTGGACTGACGCTCCTGCTCGCGGTGGCCTTCCTCGTGACGCCGCCCGACTACTCCCAGCAGCTCGGCGGCGTCGAGCGCGTCACCGGCACCCTCGACGCCTCGATCGTCCTGGTCGGACTGCTCGGCGCCTACCTCGCCATCGCGGCGGTCTTCCACCTGATCGCCGGCCTCTCGCACAAGTGGGGGACGGCTGCCCCGGCGGCCACCCCGGACGGAGCACCACACGCATGA
- the purB gene encoding adenylosuccinate lyase has protein sequence MTPLPPQPISPLDGRYYPIVHTVGEHLSEAGLNRARIRVEVEWLVFLTDHAMFTTSPLSVDDKAALRAIVDDFGQAQIAELAEIEATTRHDVKAVEYFVRRRLSDLGLDSVAELTHFAATSEDVNNLSYALTVRDAVEHVWLPSVRAVVERLREMATSLRAVPMLSHTHGQPATPTTLGKEVAVVVYRLERILSQVERGEYLGKFSGATGTFSAHLAADPEADWPALSKEFVEGLGLTWNPLTTQIESHDWQAELYDRVRHANRVLHNLATDVWTYISMGYFTQIPVAGATGSSTMPHKINPIRFENAEANLEISSALFSTLSETLVTSRLQRDLTDSTTQRNIGVAFGHSLLALDNLRRGLGEIAVNETRLAEDLDGNWEVLAEAIQTVIRAEVTAGQSDIEDPYAMLKDLTRGKRIGRQELVDFVNGLDVSDAAKARLTNLTPATYTGLADELVDHLDV, from the coding sequence ATGACCCCCCTTCCCCCGCAGCCGATCAGCCCGCTCGACGGGCGCTACTACCCGATCGTGCACACGGTGGGCGAGCACCTGTCCGAGGCCGGCCTGAACCGCGCCCGGATCCGGGTCGAGGTCGAGTGGCTCGTGTTCCTCACGGACCACGCGATGTTCACCACGTCGCCGCTCTCCGTGGACGACAAGGCCGCGCTCCGTGCGATCGTCGACGACTTCGGTCAGGCGCAGATCGCGGAGCTCGCCGAGATCGAGGCGACCACCCGGCACGACGTCAAGGCGGTGGAGTACTTCGTCCGCCGTCGCCTGAGCGACCTGGGCCTGGACTCGGTCGCCGAGCTCACCCACTTCGCCGCGACGAGCGAGGACGTCAACAACCTCTCCTACGCGCTGACCGTGCGCGACGCCGTCGAGCACGTCTGGCTGCCGTCGGTGCGCGCGGTCGTGGAGCGCCTGCGGGAGATGGCCACGAGCCTCCGCGCCGTGCCGATGCTCTCGCACACGCACGGGCAGCCGGCGACGCCGACCACGCTCGGCAAGGAGGTCGCGGTCGTCGTGTACCGCCTCGAGCGGATCCTGTCGCAGGTCGAGCGCGGCGAGTACCTCGGCAAGTTCTCCGGCGCGACCGGCACGTTCTCGGCGCACCTCGCGGCCGACCCCGAGGCCGACTGGCCCGCGCTGTCGAAGGAGTTCGTCGAGGGCCTGGGCCTGACGTGGAACCCGCTGACGACGCAGATCGAGTCGCACGACTGGCAGGCCGAGCTGTACGACCGGGTCCGCCACGCCAACCGCGTGCTGCACAACCTGGCGACCGACGTGTGGACGTACATCTCGATGGGGTACTTCACGCAGATCCCGGTCGCGGGTGCCACCGGGTCGTCGACGATGCCGCACAAGATCAACCCGATCCGCTTCGAGAACGCCGAGGCGAACCTCGAGATCTCGTCGGCGCTGTTCTCCACGCTGTCGGAGACCCTCGTCACGAGCCGCCTGCAGCGCGACCTCACCGACTCCACCACGCAGCGGAACATCGGCGTCGCGTTCGGGCACTCGCTGCTCGCGCTCGACAACCTGCGCCGCGGCCTGGGCGAGATCGCGGTGAACGAGACGCGCCTGGCCGAGGACCTCGACGGCAACTGGGAGGTGCTCGCCGAGGCGATCCAGACGGTCATCCGCGCCGAGGTCACCGCCGGGCAGTCCGACATCGAGGACCCGTACGCGATGCTCAAGGACCTCACCCGCGGCAAACGGATCGGCCGCCAGGAGCTGGTCGACTTCGTGAACGGGCTCGACGTCTCCGACGCCGCCAAGGCCCGGCTGACGAACCTGACGCCCGCGACCTACACCGGGCTCGCGGACGAGCTGGTCGACCACCTCGACGTCTAG
- a CDS encoding MFS transporter, whose translation MSSVIDTPATGTPATAPAPRGRRAHTRRRHGFGFWAVAFAFTSVMAFATVPAPLYVIYQARDGFPTFTTTVVFAAYGLGVVGSLWFAGHLSDVHGRRPLILVSVALELVAAVLFLLWNDVTGLIVARLVTGLGVGTLTATATAHLGELKVRATGDESSAKGASVAAGVVNLGGLSLGALIGGALAEFVGQPLMVPYVVFVVALAIAFVVVLAVPETVDRPTEPVPYHPQRLRAPEGQGAAFWAAGTGAFAALAVQGLFTSVAPTFLGTTFHVTDRLAAGATTFGVFAASALSQIVFARLPQRTQIRLGGVLLVGGLGVLAVSAVVLQVAGFIGGGVVAGAGVGLLFRASIGSAGALVGPVERGGVLAATFLIAYAGLTVPVVAVGAALLVLPTLPVLIGYVVLVAALATVAGSRLAARA comes from the coding sequence ATGTCATCCGTCATCGACACCCCGGCGACCGGCACCCCGGCCACCGCTCCGGCTCCGCGAGGCCGTCGCGCGCACACCCGCCGTCGCCACGGCTTCGGCTTCTGGGCCGTCGCCTTCGCGTTCACCTCGGTGATGGCCTTCGCGACCGTCCCCGCCCCGCTCTACGTCATCTACCAGGCCCGCGACGGCTTCCCGACGTTCACGACGACCGTCGTCTTCGCCGCGTACGGCCTCGGCGTCGTCGGCTCCCTCTGGTTCGCCGGACACCTCAGCGACGTGCACGGTCGCCGGCCGCTCATCCTCGTCTCCGTGGCCCTGGAGCTCGTCGCCGCCGTGCTGTTCCTGCTGTGGAACGACGTCACCGGCCTCATCGTCGCCCGACTCGTCACCGGCCTGGGCGTCGGCACCCTGACGGCGACGGCCACCGCGCACCTCGGCGAGCTCAAGGTCCGTGCGACGGGTGACGAGTCCTCGGCCAAGGGTGCGAGCGTGGCCGCCGGTGTGGTGAACCTCGGCGGGCTGTCGCTCGGTGCGCTGATCGGCGGCGCCCTCGCGGAGTTCGTCGGACAGCCGCTCATGGTGCCCTACGTGGTGTTCGTCGTCGCGCTCGCGATCGCGTTCGTCGTGGTCCTCGCCGTCCCCGAGACGGTCGACCGTCCGACCGAGCCGGTGCCGTACCACCCGCAGCGCCTGCGGGCTCCCGAGGGACAGGGCGCGGCGTTCTGGGCCGCCGGCACCGGGGCGTTCGCCGCCCTCGCCGTGCAGGGCCTGTTCACCTCGGTCGCACCGACGTTCCTCGGCACGACGTTCCACGTCACCGACCGGCTCGCCGCGGGTGCCACGACCTTCGGGGTCTTCGCCGCGAGCGCGCTGTCGCAGATCGTGTTCGCCAGGCTGCCGCAGCGCACGCAGATCCGCCTCGGGGGGGTCCTGCTCGTCGGCGGGCTCGGCGTCCTGGCGGTCTCGGCCGTGGTGCTGCAGGTGGCCGGGTTCATCGGCGGCGGTGTCGTCGCCGGTGCGGGGGTCGGGCTGCTCTTCCGCGCCTCGATCGGCAGCGCCGGGGCACTCGTCGGCCCGGTGGAGCGCGGTGGCGTCCTCGCGGCGACCTTCCTCATCGCCTACGCCGGCCTGACCGTCCCGGTCGTCGCGGTCGGTGCCGCCCTGCTGGTGCTGCCGACCCTGCCCGTCCTGATCGGCTACGTCGTGCTCGTCGCGGCCCTCGCGACCGTCGCCGGGTCGCGGCTGGCCGCCCGCGCCTGA
- a CDS encoding EamA family transporter produces the protein MQPRDRVLALVVAVAWGLNFPATAIALEHYPPFLLAAVRFTLLAVPTLLFVPRPAVSFRWIVLVGATLGVLQFAFLYLGMAAGMPTGLASLVIQASAPFTVLLAGVLLRERLTARQVVGVAIAVAALGVIAVHRAQTAALLPVVLVLCGALGWAIGNVTTRKAGPVNPLHLTLWWAVVPPVPMAALSLLVEGPERVGHALGTAFTAEALPADLGLLYIVVAGSLVGYGIWSRLMGKYPSSTVAPFSMLVPVVGVLASWAAFGEVPDLVEAVAGAVVVGAVLWTSRPARPVRVAAEPPATDASAAPPLSAGADAARR, from the coding sequence GTGCAGCCCCGTGACCGCGTCCTCGCCCTCGTCGTCGCCGTCGCGTGGGGACTGAACTTCCCCGCCACCGCGATCGCCCTCGAGCACTACCCACCGTTCCTCCTGGCCGCCGTGCGGTTCACGCTGCTCGCGGTCCCGACGCTCCTGTTCGTGCCGCGCCCGGCGGTGTCGTTCCGCTGGATCGTGCTCGTCGGCGCGACGCTCGGCGTGCTGCAGTTCGCGTTCCTCTACCTCGGGATGGCGGCCGGCATGCCGACGGGTCTGGCGTCCCTCGTCATCCAGGCCTCGGCACCGTTCACCGTGCTGCTCGCCGGTGTCCTGCTCCGCGAGCGCCTGACCGCACGCCAGGTGGTCGGAGTGGCCATCGCCGTCGCGGCCCTCGGCGTGATCGCGGTGCACCGGGCGCAGACGGCGGCGCTGCTCCCCGTCGTCCTCGTGCTCTGCGGGGCACTCGGCTGGGCGATCGGCAACGTCACGACGCGGAAGGCCGGGCCGGTCAACCCGCTGCACCTGACCCTGTGGTGGGCCGTGGTGCCACCGGTCCCGATGGCGGCGCTGTCGCTCCTGGTCGAGGGGCCCGAGCGGGTCGGGCACGCGCTCGGCACCGCGTTCACCGCCGAGGCGCTGCCGGCCGACCTCGGGCTGCTCTACATCGTCGTCGCGGGCAGCCTGGTGGGCTACGGCATCTGGTCGCGCCTGATGGGGAAGTACCCGTCGAGCACGGTCGCGCCCTTCTCGATGCTCGTGCCGGTCGTCGGCGTGCTGGCGTCGTGGGCGGCGTTCGGCGAGGTGCCGGACCTGGTCGAGGCGGTCGCGGGCGCGGTCGTCGTCGGCGCGGTGCTGTGGACCTCCCGACCCGCCCGCCCCGTCCGCGTCGCCGCCGAGCCCCCGGCCACGGACGCCTCCGCTGCCCCGCCGCTCAGCGCCGGTGCTGACGCCGCTCGGCGATGA